From Edaphobacter lichenicola, the proteins below share one genomic window:
- the kdpB gene encoding potassium-transporting ATPase subunit KdpB, giving the protein MANTRKRSLWDSKIVRRALVDAIVKLSPRTMMKNPVMFVVEIGSVITTIYLLRDSLSHRGSFQFDLQITLWLWFTVLFANFAEAMAEGRGKAQADALRRAKSETTAVRLRIDGSTEEVPSSDLRAGDHVVVIAGNMIPGDGEVIEGVASVDESAITGESAPVIREAGGDRSAVTGGTRCLSDQIKVKITSNPGETFLDRMIALVEGAERQKTPNEIALNILLAGLTIIFLLAVVTLQPIAIYSTAPQTVFVLISLLVCLIPTTIGGLLSAIGIAGMDRLVQHNVLAMSGRAVEAAGDVNTLLLDKTGTITLGNRQAAEFIPAPGVSKDQLADAAQLSSLPDETPEGRSIVVLAKELYGLRGRELSELQAEFVPFSAVTRMSGVNLDGRIIRKGSTDAIAAFLKENGGSLPNEVRAAVETVARSGGTPLVVAENRQALGVIHLKDIVKGGMKERFAQLRSMGIRTIMITGDNPLTAAAIAREAGVDDFLAEAKPKDKMDLIRREQAEGKLVAMTGDGTNDAPALAQADVGVAMNTGTQAAKEAGNMVDLDSNPTKLIEIVEIGKQLLMTRGALTTFSIANDVAKYFAIIPAMFAATFPVLNALNIMHLKTPQSAILSAVIFNALIIVGLIPLALRGVGYKAMSAEALLQRNLFIYGFGGLVAPFLGIKLIDIIITAIHLA; this is encoded by the coding sequence ATGGCAAATACCCGCAAACGCTCCTTATGGGACAGTAAAATCGTACGCCGCGCGCTGGTCGATGCGATAGTCAAGCTGAGCCCGCGCACGATGATGAAGAATCCGGTCATGTTCGTTGTTGAGATCGGCAGCGTGATTACTACGATCTATCTGCTTCGCGATAGTCTGTCGCATCGCGGCTCGTTTCAATTCGATCTGCAGATTACGTTGTGGCTCTGGTTCACCGTACTATTCGCAAACTTTGCTGAAGCGATGGCCGAAGGCCGCGGCAAAGCTCAGGCAGACGCGCTGCGGCGCGCGAAGTCGGAGACGACGGCGGTGCGGCTTCGCATAGACGGGAGCACGGAGGAGGTCCCCAGCTCGGATCTGAGGGCGGGGGATCACGTTGTCGTTATCGCCGGCAATATGATTCCCGGTGATGGCGAAGTGATCGAGGGCGTTGCTTCGGTGGATGAGTCGGCGATCACGGGGGAGTCCGCGCCGGTGATTCGTGAGGCTGGCGGCGATCGGTCCGCGGTGACTGGTGGAACGCGGTGTTTGTCGGATCAGATCAAGGTGAAGATTACGTCTAACCCTGGTGAGACGTTTCTGGATCGGATGATTGCGCTGGTGGAAGGCGCGGAGCGGCAGAAGACTCCGAATGAGATCGCTTTGAATATCCTGCTTGCGGGACTGACGATCATCTTTCTGCTGGCTGTAGTGACGTTGCAGCCGATCGCGATCTACTCGACTGCGCCGCAGACGGTGTTTGTGCTGATCTCGTTGCTGGTGTGTCTTATTCCCACTACGATTGGCGGGCTGCTTTCGGCGATTGGGATTGCAGGGATGGATCGGCTGGTGCAGCACAATGTGCTGGCGATGTCGGGCCGCGCGGTGGAAGCGGCGGGTGACGTGAATACGCTTCTGCTGGATAAGACGGGAACGATTACGCTGGGCAATCGTCAGGCTGCGGAGTTTATTCCTGCGCCTGGAGTGAGCAAGGATCAGCTTGCGGATGCGGCGCAGTTGTCGTCGCTGCCAGATGAGACGCCGGAAGGGCGCAGCATCGTGGTGTTGGCCAAGGAGTTGTACGGTCTTCGCGGACGTGAGTTGAGCGAGTTGCAGGCGGAGTTTGTGCCGTTCAGCGCGGTGACGAGGATGTCGGGCGTGAACCTCGATGGGCGGATTATTCGGAAGGGTTCGACCGATGCTATTGCCGCTTTTTTGAAGGAGAATGGCGGAAGTTTACCGAACGAGGTCCGTGCGGCGGTTGAGACGGTTGCACGCAGTGGGGGGACGCCGCTGGTGGTGGCGGAGAATCGCCAGGCACTGGGTGTGATCCATCTGAAGGACATTGTGAAGGGCGGGATGAAGGAGCGGTTCGCGCAGCTTCGGTCGATGGGGATTCGGACGATCATGATTACCGGCGACAATCCGCTGACCGCGGCGGCGATTGCGCGTGAGGCTGGTGTCGACGATTTTCTCGCGGAGGCGAAGCCCAAGGACAAGATGGACCTGATTCGCCGCGAGCAGGCTGAGGGCAAGCTGGTTGCGATGACGGGCGATGGAACCAATGACGCTCCTGCGCTGGCGCAGGCTGATGTGGGCGTTGCGATGAACACGGGCACGCAGGCGGCGAAGGAGGCGGGGAATATGGTCGACCTCGACTCGAACCCGACGAAGCTGATCGAGATTGTGGAGATCGGAAAGCAACTGCTGATGACGCGTGGTGCACTGACGACGTTCTCGATCGCGAATGACGTTGCGAAGTACTTTGCGATTATTCCGGCGATGTTTGCTGCTACGTTTCCGGTGTTGAATGCGCTGAATATCATGCATCTGAAGACTCCGCAGTCGGCGATTCTCTCGGCGGTGATCTTCAATGCGTTGATTATTGTTGGTCTGATTCCGCTGGCACTGAGGGGCGTTGGTTATAAGGCGATGTCGGCGGAGGCGTTGTTGCAGCGCAATCTGTTTATTTATGGATTCGGCGGACTTGTTGCTCCTTTTCTAGGTATCAAGCTCATCGACATCATCATCACTGCCATTCACCTGGCCTGA
- the kdpA gene encoding potassium-transporting ATPase subunit KdpA: MTANGWFQIFFFFALVLVCAKPLGVYMARVFEREHTWADVIFRPLERLVYRLTGIDETHEMAWTEYAVVMLLFSLVTMLATYAIERLQQWLPLNPQHLASVAPDLALNTAASFTTNTNWQSYVPETTMSYLTQMLTLAYHNFFSAAVGMALAVALIRGISRRESKTLGNFWVDATRASLWVLLPGCLIYALLLVSQGVVQNFRPYDQAKLVQAQTTTVTGSDGKMTTQTVTTQSIAQGPVASQEAIKMLGTNGGGFFNTNSAHPFENPTPLSNLMQMFSIFLIPAGLTVTLGRMTRAPKHGWAVFAAMAALFFVGVFVAYYAEAQTNPLLHSVDQHVSTAQAGGNMEGKEVRFGIANSALFATVTTDASCGAVNSMHDSFMPLGGLVPMVNIMLGEVIFGGVGAGLYGMLIFVVLAVFIAGLMVGRTPEYLGKKIESYDVKMAMLYVLIFPLSILGFSAVTLMMPQLGLSSLANTGPHGLSEILYDYTSATGNNGSAFAGLNANTHWYNLSLSAAMLIGRFLMIVPMLAIAGSLAKKKLVPPSPGTFPVHTPLFTVLLVGVVLIVGALTFFPAISLGPILEHLMMHAGKSF, encoded by the coding sequence ATGACCGCGAACGGCTGGTTTCAGATTTTCTTTTTTTTTGCATTGGTATTGGTATGTGCAAAACCACTGGGTGTGTACATGGCTCGTGTCTTCGAGCGCGAACACACCTGGGCAGATGTTATATTTCGTCCGCTGGAGCGACTCGTCTATCGCCTGACGGGCATTGATGAAACGCATGAGATGGCCTGGACCGAATATGCGGTTGTCATGTTGCTCTTCAGTCTGGTCACTATGCTGGCAACGTATGCGATCGAGCGGCTGCAGCAGTGGCTGCCCCTGAATCCTCAACACCTCGCATCGGTAGCTCCTGATCTTGCGTTGAACACGGCGGCGTCTTTTACCACGAATACCAACTGGCAGTCCTATGTGCCGGAGACGACGATGAGCTATCTCACCCAGATGCTCACGCTTGCTTACCATAACTTCTTTTCGGCGGCTGTCGGAATGGCGTTGGCGGTTGCGCTGATCCGGGGTATCTCACGGCGAGAGTCGAAGACCCTGGGAAATTTTTGGGTTGATGCAACGCGCGCGTCGTTATGGGTTCTGCTTCCGGGCTGTCTGATCTATGCGCTTCTGTTGGTCTCGCAAGGCGTAGTGCAGAACTTTCGTCCCTACGATCAGGCAAAGCTCGTGCAGGCGCAGACGACAACTGTGACAGGCTCTGATGGCAAGATGACGACACAGACTGTGACGACGCAGAGCATTGCGCAGGGGCCTGTTGCTTCTCAGGAAGCGATCAAGATGCTTGGGACAAATGGTGGAGGGTTCTTTAATACGAACAGCGCACACCCGTTCGAGAACCCAACACCTCTCTCTAATTTGATGCAGATGTTCTCGATCTTCCTGATCCCCGCTGGGCTGACAGTCACGCTGGGTCGAATGACGCGAGCGCCGAAGCATGGCTGGGCAGTCTTTGCTGCGATGGCTGCGCTCTTTTTTGTCGGTGTTTTTGTGGCGTACTACGCGGAGGCACAGACGAATCCACTCCTCCACTCAGTCGACCAGCATGTTTCGACGGCTCAGGCCGGCGGCAATATGGAAGGCAAGGAAGTACGGTTCGGCATCGCCAATTCTGCATTGTTTGCGACAGTGACAACGGATGCAAGCTGCGGTGCGGTGAATTCCATGCACGATTCCTTCATGCCGCTGGGTGGTCTGGTTCCGATGGTCAACATCATGCTTGGCGAGGTGATCTTCGGTGGGGTTGGCGCGGGACTTTATGGGATGTTGATCTTCGTTGTGCTGGCGGTCTTTATCGCCGGGCTGATGGTTGGGCGAACGCCTGAGTATCTCGGAAAAAAGATCGAATCGTATGACGTGAAGATGGCGATGCTGTATGTGCTGATCTTTCCATTGTCGATCTTAGGATTTTCTGCGGTGACGTTGATGATGCCGCAACTTGGGCTCTCTTCTTTGGCGAACACGGGACCGCACGGTCTATCGGAGATTCTATACGACTACACGTCGGCGACTGGAAATAACGGATCCGCTTTCGCGGGTCTTAATGCGAATACGCATTGGTACAACTTGTCGTTGTCTGCAGCGATGTTGATCGGTCGGTTTCTGATGATCGTTCCGATGCTGGCTATCGCAGGTAGTCTGGCGAAGAAGAAGCTGGTTCCTCCATCGCCAGGAACTTTCCCTGTGCATACGCCGCTGTTCACGGTACTTCTGGTGGGCGTTGTTCTTATCGTTGGCGCGCTTACTTTCTTTCCCGCCATCTCGCTCGGTCCTATTCTTGAGCACTTAATGATGCACGCTGGCAAAAGCTTCTAG
- a CDS encoding tannase/feruloyl esterase family alpha/beta hydrolase produces MIAEPVVGGSFTPPYGAPLTGLPAFCRVSGILHPTSDSVIRFEFWMPEKGWNHRFLGTGNGGFAGSIYYGQLGDNLKRGFATAGTDTGHQADAQDASWAYQHPEKVTDFGFRAIHLTAERAKTIIDTFYGEPPTKSYFDACSDGGREALMEAQRFPADYDGILAGAPANNWTKMLAATVDVTKVFLSNPAGYISSIKLPAITAAVLAQCDVQDGLKDGIVSDPRTCHFDPATLLCKQGDELSCLTAPQVASLKKVYAGGTDDEGHMIFPGLMPGDEVHLWKSWLVGDGPNVSLYTQNYFRYMVFDDPSWNALTANTDAAVHAADAKTAEALNATDPDLRRFAARGGKLILYHGWNDPAISPLNTVQYYEQVQGKMGDTKKADFVRLYMVPGMGHCAGGSGAANFGQLGLTTAKGPEYGIFDALEKWEELNIAPDTIIATKYGAARKVEMTRPICPYPQAAKYNGNGDPNDSASFTCAASGH; encoded by the coding sequence TTGATTGCCGAGCCGGTCGTTGGAGGAAGCTTTACTCCACCCTATGGCGCACCCCTGACAGGATTACCTGCATTTTGCCGTGTGAGCGGCATCCTGCACCCGACCTCGGATTCCGTTATACGATTTGAGTTCTGGATGCCGGAGAAAGGCTGGAACCATCGCTTTCTCGGGACCGGCAACGGAGGGTTCGCGGGCTCGATCTATTACGGCCAGCTCGGAGACAACCTGAAGCGCGGTTTCGCGACGGCGGGCACTGACACCGGCCATCAGGCGGACGCGCAAGACGCAAGCTGGGCCTATCAGCATCCGGAGAAGGTCACGGACTTCGGCTTTCGGGCAATCCACCTTACCGCTGAGCGCGCCAAAACCATCATCGACACGTTTTACGGCGAACCTCCAACGAAGTCCTACTTCGACGCTTGCTCCGACGGCGGCCGCGAAGCGCTGATGGAGGCACAGCGGTTCCCTGCCGATTACGACGGAATCCTGGCCGGCGCACCCGCCAACAACTGGACAAAGATGCTCGCGGCCACGGTGGATGTGACGAAGGTATTCCTTAGCAACCCCGCTGGATATATCTCAAGCATCAAGCTCCCTGCGATTACCGCGGCTGTACTAGCACAATGCGATGTGCAGGATGGGTTGAAAGATGGCATCGTTAGCGATCCGCGGACCTGCCATTTTGACCCCGCGACACTGTTATGCAAACAGGGCGACGAGTTGAGCTGCCTGACCGCGCCACAGGTCGCCTCTCTCAAGAAGGTTTACGCGGGAGGGACCGATGATGAGGGGCACATGATATTTCCTGGCCTGATGCCCGGCGACGAGGTGCACCTATGGAAAAGCTGGCTGGTAGGCGACGGACCTAACGTGAGCCTGTACACGCAGAACTACTTCCGCTACATGGTGTTTGACGATCCGAGCTGGAACGCTTTGACCGCCAACACGGATGCAGCTGTGCATGCAGCCGATGCGAAGACCGCGGAGGCATTGAACGCGACCGATCCCGATCTGAGACGCTTCGCAGCGCGCGGCGGCAAGCTCATCCTGTATCACGGCTGGAACGATCCGGCGATCTCGCCTCTGAACACCGTCCAATACTACGAGCAGGTGCAGGGGAAGATGGGCGACACGAAGAAAGCAGATTTCGTACGCCTGTACATGGTTCCCGGGATGGGCCATTGCGCCGGAGGGTCAGGGGCGGCGAACTTCGGACAACTTGGCTTGACCACAGCGAAAGGGCCAGAGTACGGCATCTTCGACGCGCTCGAAAAATGGGAAGAACTGAACATTGCGCCGGACACGATCATCGCGACCAAGTACGGCGCTGCCAGAAAGGTAGAGATGACGAGGCCGATATGCCCGTATCCTCAGGCTGCGAAATACAACGGCAACGGCGACCCGAATGACTCGGCGAGCTTTACCTGTGCTGCGTCGGGCCATTGA
- the kdpC gene encoding potassium-transporting ATPase subunit KdpC: MRRNVITAVLYTVVTTVLFGLIYPFVVTGLAQVLFHDKANGQLVYAGGQLVGSRLIGQSFTAPQYFHSRPSEAGNGYDAANSSGSNLGPTNKKLIDRVAGDVAALQVDHPGANVPIDLVTASGSGLDPHITPAAAEFQVARVARERRLSEDAVRRLVAQHTEGRQLGFLGEPRVNVLMLNLDLDQAAPAQR; the protein is encoded by the coding sequence ATGCGTCGCAATGTGATCACCGCTGTGCTTTACACCGTTGTTACTACTGTTCTGTTTGGTCTGATCTATCCGTTCGTTGTGACCGGACTGGCGCAGGTGCTGTTTCATGACAAGGCCAACGGGCAGCTTGTTTACGCGGGTGGGCAGCTGGTTGGCTCGCGTCTTATCGGCCAGTCGTTTACGGCTCCGCAGTACTTTCATTCACGCCCTTCGGAGGCGGGCAATGGATACGATGCTGCGAACTCGAGTGGCTCGAACCTTGGACCGACGAACAAGAAGCTGATCGACCGGGTAGCGGGGGATGTGGCGGCGTTGCAGGTCGATCATCCTGGAGCGAACGTGCCGATTGATCTGGTCACGGCTTCGGGATCGGGACTGGATCCTCACATTACGCCGGCGGCTGCGGAGTTTCAGGTGGCTCGCGTTGCGCGGGAGCGACGTTTGAGCGAGGATGCTGTGCGACGTCTGGTGGCACAACATACCGAGGGGCGTCAGCTTGGGTTTCTCGGAGAGCCGCGGGTGAATGTGTTGATGCTGAATCTGGATCTCGATCAGGCGGCTCCCGCGCAAAGATAG